A section of the Citrus sinensis cultivar Valencia sweet orange chromosome 8, DVS_A1.0, whole genome shotgun sequence genome encodes:
- the LOC102628432 gene encoding uncharacterized protein LOC102628432 → MGMGKWLKIGMVVGVIAIIREVSKHYGFGFDKDTGIKAIREWSDRLGVWAIPVFVGFHTLTIALCLPYAVFFEAAASLLFGFFPAVLCVFSAKLLGASLSFWIGRLVFKSSNSAMEWAQRNKYFHILSRGVEKDGWKFVVLARFSPMPSYVINYALAATNVGFVVDFLLPTIIGCLPMILQNTSIGSLAGAAVASTSSSWKSQVWSYLFPLLGIVSSILISFRIKKYSTDITVAESPSDIVADSSHGKTGREGLKKSQ, encoded by the exons ATGGGAATGGGGAAATGGTTGAAAATCGGAATGGTAGTGGGGGTGATAGCGATAATAAGGGAAGTAAGCAAACATTACGGATTTGGATTTGATAAAGACACTGGTATTAAAGCTATTAGAGAATGGTCGGATCGGTTGGGTGTTTGGGCGATTCCTGTTTTCGTGGGATTTCACACACTCACTATCGCTCTTTGCTTGCCCTACGCTGTCTTCTTCGAAGCCGCCGCTTCTCTTCTCTTCGGTTTCTTCCCTGCTGTTCTTTGCGTCTTTTCCGCTAAGCTTCTTGGAGCTTCCCTCTCCTTCTGGATCGGCag GTTAGTTTTCAAGAGTTCGAATTCAGCAATGGAGTGGGCTCAGAGAAACAAGTACTTCCATATCCTTTCTAGAGGAGTTGAAAAAGATGGTTGGAAATTTGTGGTGTTAGCACGCTTTTCACCAATGCCCTCGTATGTCATTAACTATGCCTTAGCTGCCACAAATGTTGGGTTTGTAGTGGATTTTCTGCTCCCAACAATTATTGGCTGCCTACCAATGATTTTGCAGAACACATCCATTGGTAGCCTTGCTGGTGCTGCTGTTGCTTCAACATCCAGCTCTTGGAAATCCCAGGTTTGGTCCTACCTCTTTCCCCTACTTGGGATTGTATCAAGCATTCTGATTTCTTTTAGGATAAAAAAGTACTCCACTGATATCACAGTGGCTGAATCTCCTAGCGATATTGTTGCAGACTCATCTCATGGTAAAACAGGAAGAGAGGGTCTGAAGAAAAGTCAATAA